Within Scomber japonicus isolate fScoJap1 chromosome 1, fScoJap1.pri, whole genome shotgun sequence, the genomic segment TGATCGCCTCAACAAACATGGCATCCAGTTCTCCGTCATCTAAAGTTTGGCCCCTCTCTGATGCTGCACCCCAGGTTTCTCTCAGCACTTATGTAGTATATGCAGAATAACAACTGGAGAGTTTCCAACTTTAAAAGAGAGCTATTTCATCATGAAGGCCTATTTAATAGGGATGAAAGAAACTTTTAGATTAAATTGTAACGCTGCTCTTGACAATACTTTCCATATTTATCCTTTTTCGATTAGTCAGAAACTTGCCATCTCCCTTTGGCTTGAATGTAACATTACTATTAACTCTCTGCTTGCAAGACAAATGGCACAACTGCAGCAGCGTTTCCAAGCCAAAGACAGTAGAGAGATAGTGTGGATATGGGTTTAGCATCACTAACATGATTACTGCTAATGGAAAAGGATTTATTCCAGGGTTTCGTTCAGACCGTGTCTCTAAACCCAATCAAAAAATTGAATTGTAATTTATATTTGTACCTCACTTGTTAGTTCTGCATTTGCCAATGTAGACTATAGGTGATAAGAAATTGGTTAGTGACAGACAGAAATTGTAGCCTGATCAAATGGAAACAAGCAGGATAAAAAAAATGGCCCTTTCATAATTGCCACACCCTCATGATAACGTCTATTTGGGATTCAGTCACACAGAAGGTGGATCAACATGAGTCAATGATGACCACCAGTCAACATCGACATGAGTTGATCCACTCTCATACTTTCTTAGTTCTGTCTTCGTAACATACAGCAGCTTCATATGCACAAGCACATTACTCTCCCAGTAGCACTAGCTAGGTAGTTGtgcttgtgttgttttgatTCAGTGGACTGAAGTTGTCAGTAGAGAATAGGAGCCTGCTGTGTGTGCACGTACATGCTTGCTTTTCCTGGCCTGGCCTGCTAATTGAAGTCCTGATCGCTTGGTTTTTGATAGTTAATGGTTGGACTATCACTAGGTCGTCCTAATATGTTGAATATGTTGGATGTTTGGTTTTTTTCGTTTAGTAGCATAAACTCACCTGTCCAAATATTTGCTTTTGAACCTTGTCAGAAAATGCATCCAGTTGCACAAGACAGCACGATGAAACTGAATGCATTGTCCCTGCTGTTTagtgaacgtgtgtgtgtgtgtgtgtgtgaaaagctcatttgtttttgtttcttttttatctgaAGAAGGTCTTGTTGCTCTTATGGACTGGCATCGTTCTACACAGTAATGTTATCTTAGTCCAGACATGTTTTAGACGTTTGAGTTTGTGAGTGTTATGCTACGTGTGACAGGCTATGTTTTGGGGTTTAGTCTGTGGTTTgatttgctttgctttgttttgccTCCTAAATAAAGCCAACTCTGCTAACAGACATGAGCCTTGTCTTTcttaacacaccacacacaacttaatgaacacatgtaaaaatctaatttctAGATGAGCTTTAAGCATATCAATAATGCCCATAATGCACTCCCTGTTCCATAGAAGGTTTATCATGATCAGTGGTTTACATTCATAAAAGCATATGGAAATTGATTTATTATATGTAtagttataattattatatactgtacagtctTCTTAAATTTAAACAGATTGTCCTATGAGATCACAAGTAAAGTTTGATCTACTGGACTGGTAGTCATCATCTTACTCTCACCAAGTGACATTACAAAGATCATAGCACTGAGATCAAAGTCCTTCATTTAAATCCATTAATCAAAGTATCTAATGTCAACGTGATACTGGTTCATTGTGGATACTCTAAATCATTGATTTATGAAGGAGTCTCACATCTTGAAGAGGCAGCAGAGCCATAATGTTTTCATGTCATGTCTCAATGTGTGAAATCTGGCAAGTCACTCTAACACGTCTTACAAACTCAGAAGTTGAGCACTGTATTTGAATGAGacaaaactcaaatatatttatgaaattcaaatatttattcataaaaacacatttatctccTGTACAAAAAGACACCAATTGTTTATGGCTAAAACATGATCCCAGATGTCACTTCTTTAACccctctctcatacacacacaacttctGTTGGCAGTTTGCTGGTAATAATCTAGAGGTGATTTGTTGTCATATTACAGTAGCTGTAACTCACATGCAGTATTCGATATGAAAACAGTCTGCATTATAGAATgcaatgtttttattctgtcgTTAGTTTCACTtcatctctgacctgagagtgtGCATTTTCTGTCCCCCATGGAATTAATTTCAGCAATTGAAAATATTGAAGCGGGGCAAAGGacaaatgtttttcattaaCCAGTGAATGTTGTTACTCTGCACCCAATGCACCGGGCAAACTGAAAACCCAGAACTAGACGACCATTCCTTCCAGTTCATCTCTGAGAGTGTactgtgtttgctgtttgatcCCTCTTCCTGTCCACAGCGTTTGTTGTTCATACTGTTTCTTGATTCAGCAGCTGGTGAGAGTAGATGGCATCTTCGTAGTGGTATTTCTCTGCTATAGCCATGATAGAGTCATGGCACCTGATTCTACTCAGAACCTGCAACACTTCAACCACAGCAGACCTGGAAAGGAAACACATGTATGAATTAGATCATTACAATGATGTTGTGATTGATGTATTGAGAAATGCCATGATCTCTGAATGGATTTATAAACAAAACCACTCAAACTAAAATTCACTGTCACAGTTAGCCACTTTTGTCACTTGAACACTATGAAACTGATAATAAGGGGCACAATTAAGTAACCACaaagatacagtatgttcaAGTAAATAAAAGTAACAGGACTTTATGGAGCCCCCCTGGAGTCACATGGTAGaaacaaaactgtaaatgtTTGCAATTGGATTAATAATCTGTCCAGCCAGTAAAATTCAATTTTACTCCAACTTAACAGCAGATTGCTGACTGGCAACTCGTCTCAATGTTGGGTTTCAGATGAAAGcacaataaatgataaatgtcaCATAAAATCTGAAACTCAAAGACTAACCACAAAGCTAAAtcatttttactttgtttttggcaatacttaaacaaacacatacatacacaaaacaaacaacagacagGGTTATCTACTACAATGTGAAACACTCAATatcttttaaagtaaaaataggAAAAGCTAAATCAATTTAACTCAATTGACTATCGTTAAATCTGCTCTTAAATCTTGATCAAACTGCTTTTACTTGGCGGATGTGGTCATCACAGTCCATGCAAGACTGATCCATTCACCAAAGAATCGAAGGAAACATCTAATCCTGGGACTGTGAATCCGAGGGCATGGTTTAGAAACCAATTCACACAGATTTACACATTGAGGGGTTTTTTTCTATCATGTGAcccaaggggggggggggggtccgtAGGGCTTGTTTGAAAAAAAGTTATAATTAAAAAgggataataataaataatgtctttcaaagtaacataatgactgacttttttttcctcccataaaacacacatgctaTTTTATTACCTTGTGTTTGGATCATCAGGAGGCTGCTGTTTGCAGATCTTGTGGACTTTTTCAACTAGGTGGTTTCTGACTGACTGGAGTTGAGGCAAACAGACATTCGCTCCCGTCAACCATGAGAGCGGCAGACTATCTGCTATCTGGAGAGACAGGCCACAAACAACTAGATCATTATTAAGACCAGCCATAACACCACCACATAAATACAGAccaataacataaataaagacattccATGTTAAAATTAGATATTTCAAATACCTTTTTGCAtgcattaacatcactggaCAGTGTTTGACTGCACAGGGTGATCATCAGGTATCGGTTCAGCAGTTTGTCCAACATCAGCTCCTTCAAAACAGACTCAGGAAGCAGCAAATCCCATTTCCCCATGTTACCTAGAAGctaacataaacaaaaaaacactgattaacAAACACCAGCTTGGCAACATTAAGCTCTGCCCACATTGAGACAATATAAACTACAcaagtgttttaataaaaagtgaTGTGAGTACTTTTATGGCTGTCCAGAACTGTTGGTTCCTGAAGCAACTCTGAGGGGACGACCTGTCTTCTAGGAaccttaaaaaagagaaaattaaacaaacaacagtATAAATAAGAGATAGgaaaaaccataaaaagttatttgagACTATTTTGATGAAACTGATTTTAATCAATTGTTCACAGTttaggaagtgagaaaaaactgACTTTTTGGGGTATAGGGGGATGAAGACCTCTTCATCTACGCACTTCCTCAGTCGGCCAACCACAGCCTCTATGAGTGCCTGCAGGggacagaaatacacacagtaaatgaaaacatgttcaTGTATTATTTATCTGGTGCATTTCTGTGTGAACTAAAGCTGGTTTTGCAACAGTTCTCAAAagttaaagcactttacagcATGATGTCTTGGGGTTTGTTgcttaacatttaaaaagtgaaaatgtgtaaaaagcaatgCAGGATTGACGCAGTAAAGAGGATTTGTGTTGACAgctatatatacagtaagcaacatgtgtatgtgttggcTTTACCTTCACTGGTTTGCTCTGCTCTTTTTCAAAGATTGAATAGTCTTCCTTGAGTCTGTGACAAACATCAGTTAGACAGACTGACTGACGGAGGGACATGGGATCCCACACCAGCTCCACAAAGGCTGAGCAGAAAGGGCAAAATAACAGGCCAATTGTACAAAGGTGACTGAACAGCAAACTTGATATGAGTGTGAGGAAAGTTATTGATTTCTAAGTTCCAGCCTCAATCTGCTCTTTCactacttttttaaaatcatatatttATTGCAGCTCTTTTTGACTAAGAAATGAATACAGTGGGTAGATGAGAGTGTATGTTACCTGTTATTTTGGATAGGACAGTCTTTTCTATGACATTAGACagcgtctgtctgtctgtgtgctctAGCTCCTCATGGCCATGGCCATGACAAAAGGTCTCCACTGCTGTGAACCATGGGAGATTTTCAAAGTCTCCACTAGCatcctgacagacacacacaaaaatactgTAAGACAGATGTTTactgctgtgtgtatgtatgagtcagcctctgtttttgtgtgtgtatccatgtgtTTAAGTACCTTTAGAGGGTTCCATCCCAGCAGCTGATGTCTTATGATGGGGTTCAGCAACTTGGGCAGACACAGAGCAATGTAGGCATTGTGGTAAGAGTCAGAGTAGAATCCTCTCCATTCTTCAAAGCGAGACAGAATCTTTTTCACGACGCAGAACTCGTCCTGAACATCAGAAAACACTGCCTGGGACCTCAACAGGATGTCAGCTGGAGAGGGAACATAGTGTCAGACAAAGCAACACAAATAAATCAGCTTGGACAATGTGAGCCTGAACAGAAAAAGAGTTAAGACAGAGTTTATGGGAGAAGTGACACATGTTCAAAGTGATCTTACACCAGTGCTAACAGCTACTATTGTTGTTGTATATTACCTGATGACagtgttttactgtaaaatTTGATAAGTTGTTTAGCagaactaaaaaactaaaaagattGACTTTCTCCTCACCTCTCTGCTTCTGCAgctgttcttcctcctctgctgaaGGCTGTGTGTCTTCAGGTAAGTCTTCCTCAGTTTTAACACCAATGCCTGTCTTGCTGCAAcatatgaaacaaacatcaaaacagATCTTGTAAATACCTGTCAACCTGGATTTTATTAAAGTATTTATAATGTACTATTACAGCAGTCTTGTTGttaatatacagaatatattcaatatatgaataaatcAATAAGAGGAATTTATCATGAAGGATATTTTTACTTCACTCACCCTTGAGTCTCCGTGTCACTGGTAGAgcttcctctctgctcatctGTACGGTCTATTagttaaatgaaaaacacagtTAATCTAATCTTTTGCCTTCAACTGCCAGGGTGCCATATTTCTTCCCATCACTTTTCATAACCACACCACAGAGCTGTGGCCTAAAAATGCAACTAGGAACTAACTAACACTTTGTTTGGTGGTGCACTGACAAAGTGTTGgtccacacacagacatagatttaaatagtcattttaaatgtttcactCATCAAGACTTTAATTTGTGGTTGAAATGTAGTCTCTTATTTTCTAGGATCTAGAATAACAAGGAACATACAAGCATGGCTCATCCTGCAACTAcatgtaaaaaaattaaaaatgcattaaaaattaaaaactacaaGTAATGTTTCCAGTTTCatcacaaatgcacacacacacacacacaacagatgtCACTCacagctgagctgctgcaggtaCTCAGCCTGTTCCTTGATCTTCTGCTGTCTCTGAGCAAACAGCGCCTCCATCTGGTCAGACAGCAGAGTGTGCAGTTCCAGTTCCAATGAGTTGATCTCAACAACCTGCAGTCAACAAATTGGCTGCAGTCAGAAAATGAACAATTTACCAAacaaaattatgtattttaacctttatttgAACTTTATCTAAAAAATAATGTGAAGATTCAGCTGcccaaattagtcaaataatCTCAAACTCTGGTCTTCAGAGCAAGAAACTCTCTGGAAGGTCCTTCAGAAACTCAACTCGGTCACCTGGTAAAATATGAAGGTGGGCCATACATCCATCTAAGGAAGCCTAGTCGACTTTAAATCACCACATGAATCCTAACCGGCATATGAATATGTCGTAATAATGTTGTAGGGTGTTTAGTTTCTGTGTGTCTAGCCCTTTcctaaactagatttaaaagatCTTCACAATAAAGTAAAATCAAAAACAACTCAACAGTAAAAGAAGAATAGCACAACTACTGCTgccaagtaaataaataatcaattcaTTAATTGATAAAATACTGCAAATCATAATACAACCTATCATGCTGGGAAAAGAAGACAATGTGGTTTTTTGACAGTGGTTGATTGAGAAAGCAAACAATGAGGATGCTGGACTGTATGACTGTAGAAACCAAAGAAATTATCAAACATTATCTTCAATAGATATAGGACAGAATGATCTCAGCAGCCACACATTTCTCCGTTCTCTATTTCTCTGTTTAGTGTCTTTAGGTTACGCTAACCCAATTTGTTGCTAGCTTTGGCACTAACTCCCTTCGCTTTTCCAGCACTTGAAGAAACAACATATATTTCTTAGTCATGAGAAGCTGCAGCCATTTATTACAGAGGTGTATTGCTGCCAttccagaaaaagaaaacagcatt encodes:
- the gcfc2 gene encoding GC-rich sequence DNA-binding factor 2 isoform X1, producing the protein MFNKKPRRNFRQRKGDSSDEEEEQQNGGDEKESEKTAVVVNKPSKVAHGRGISCSSKREATPPKPDSSDGEDGETLELTAEEEETRKDKDGVKKKKKSVLSFSEDKEALEPEFRLKKSSDKAVLFQVRRKEAPPARTTNSTADRGVPQSGSPRQDYGSQASPHSLHHSDEEDEEDGSRSPSSSSDSSYSATKPAVIPNAKEIEAARRHRRATRAKKEFIPLSKDGQSSPGSTPGHYSREDDDDDDDEKYRVDDDDDEPDDHERRIEFAPRLKSIRERIAEKLGGSDGSLSGSDEDEQELWEETQIGKGVKRRPGEQSPSGSESSNYSSSSYRQERRRQKKKSAGVRIPELPTVTVSMVKRRINGKLDSLKEVHRARRAELSRMEGDVENARSSAEILEETSSESQLRFYRAMNLYAHNLVECLREKVVEINSLELELHTLLSDQMEALFAQRQQKIKEQAEYLQQLSYRTDEQRGSSTSDTETQGKTGIGVKTEEDLPEDTQPSAEEEEQLQKQRADILLRSQAVFSDVQDEFCVVKKILSRFEEWRGFYSDSYHNAYIALCLPKLLNPIIRHQLLGWNPLKDASGDFENLPWFTAVETFCHGHGHEELEHTDRQTLSNVIEKTVLSKITAFVELVWDPMSLRQSVCLTDVCHRLKEDYSIFEKEQSKPVKALIEAVVGRLRKCVDEEVFIPLYPKKFLEDRSSPQSCFRNQQFWTAIKLLGNMGKWDLLLPESVLKELMLDKLLNRYLMITLCSQTLSSDVNACKKIADSLPLSWLTGANVCLPQLQSVRNHLVEKVHKICKQQPPDDPNTRSAVVEVLQVLSRIRCHDSIMAIAEKYHYEDAIYSHQLLNQETV
- the gcfc2 gene encoding GC-rich sequence DNA-binding factor 2 isoform X2, whose product is MFNKKPRRNFRQRKGDSSDEEEEQQNGGDEKESEKTAVVVNKPSKVAHGRGISCSSKREATPPKPDSSDGEDGETLELTAEEEETRKDKDGVKKKKKSVLSFSEDKEALEPEFRLKKSSDKAVLFQVRRKEAPPARTTNSTADRGVPQSGSPRQDYGSQASPHSLHHSDEEDEEDGSRSPSSSSDSSYSATKPVIPNAKEIEAARRHRRATRAKKEFIPLSKDGQSSPGSTPGHYSREDDDDDDDEKYRVDDDDDEPDDHERRIEFAPRLKSIRERIAEKLGGSDGSLSGSDEDEQELWEETQIGKGVKRRPGEQSPSGSESSNYSSSSYRQERRRQKKKSAGVRIPELPTVTVSMVKRRINGKLDSLKEVHRARRAELSRMEGDVENARSSAEILEETSSESQLRFYRAMNLYAHNLVECLREKVVEINSLELELHTLLSDQMEALFAQRQQKIKEQAEYLQQLSYRTDEQRGSSTSDTETQGKTGIGVKTEEDLPEDTQPSAEEEEQLQKQRADILLRSQAVFSDVQDEFCVVKKILSRFEEWRGFYSDSYHNAYIALCLPKLLNPIIRHQLLGWNPLKDASGDFENLPWFTAVETFCHGHGHEELEHTDRQTLSNVIEKTVLSKITAFVELVWDPMSLRQSVCLTDVCHRLKEDYSIFEKEQSKPVKALIEAVVGRLRKCVDEEVFIPLYPKKFLEDRSSPQSCFRNQQFWTAIKLLGNMGKWDLLLPESVLKELMLDKLLNRYLMITLCSQTLSSDVNACKKIADSLPLSWLTGANVCLPQLQSVRNHLVEKVHKICKQQPPDDPNTRSAVVEVLQVLSRIRCHDSIMAIAEKYHYEDAIYSHQLLNQETV